One window of the Manihot esculenta cultivar AM560-2 chromosome 14, M.esculenta_v8, whole genome shotgun sequence genome contains the following:
- the LOC110600291 gene encoding EG45-like domain containing protein: MEIIRVAMKAVIVVSMLGWLASIAYAAEGTATFYTPPYVPSSCYGFEDKGVMIAAASDAIWDNRAACGRRYSVRCTGATNQVPQPCRGGSVIVTVVDYCPPGCRGTIDLSQEAFSQIADPNAGNIKIEYTQV, translated from the exons ATGGAAATTATCCGAGTGGCTATGAAAGCAGTGATCGTTGTGAGCATGCTTGGGTGGCTTGCCTCAATTGCTTACGCTGCTGAAGGAACTGCCACCTTCTACACTCCTCCTTATGTCC CCTCTTCTTGCTATGGATTTGAGGACAAGGGAGTGATGATTGCCGCAGCAAGCGATGCCATATGGGACAACAGGGCTGCATGTGGGAGAAGGTACAGCGTGAGATGCACTGGAGCCACAAATCAAGTGCCTCAACCATGCAGAGGAGGAAGCGTAATCGTCACAGTAGTTGATTACTGTCCACCAGGCTGCCGAGGAACCATTGATCTCTCACAGGAAGCTTTCTCCCAGATTGCTGATCCTAATGCGGGCAATATCAAGATTGAATATACCCA GGTATAA